In the Candidatus Hydrogenedentota bacterium genome, ACGCTCAATTGTCAGAGAACCAATTTTAAGTTCCATACCGAAATTCCTTTGCCGCCCGCCTTTCCCACAACTAGTGAGGTTTGACGGACACCAAACCCAAAGTTGGTTATGGTAAGCCACACCATCTGTAAGCTATTGTGCATCCTGACTGTACAATGTGTCAACGCATTGGGAGACGCGACAAATTCCACAAGGGTTCTGTGGCCTGCCTACTCTCCCGCCATATCCCGGAACATGCCGTAAATCCCGCCGAAGGCGCCGTTGCTCATGAGGAGCACCACGTCGCCCGGACGGGACTCCTTCCAGACCACCACCTCGTCGGCCATGGCGGCATGGACACCGTGCGCGGCCAGTTCACGAAGCATCGCCGCCGGCAATACAATCCCGCCATACTGCCTGGCTTAAGGTGGTCATTCGGGACATGATGCCCAATTTCATTCATCGGATGAATTGAATGACGTAGTTCAGGTAGCCCTGCCGACCCCCTTGTTTGTTCCAGCGGCCGGCGGATTTAATGAGCCGCTTGAGACAAAGGATCATGTCATCCAACGGTATTGGCGTCTTGGGCGGTCTCTTTTCATCGTCCCCGAGTGTCGCCCGTCCCAGCCGCCATTCGCAAATTTGCCGCACTTGCCCGTGGAGAACCTGTTCCAGCGGTGAGAAGCGCGCATTGCGCGGGATTCGCCCATCCTTTTCTGCGGCATAATTCTCGAGGACAGCGTCGAGCACGCGCATGACGTCGTAGTCGGTGAGTTCCCGGGATTTTCTGTAAGTGGCCACAATGGCATACTCGATGTTCTGTAAAACATCCGGATGTCTGTCTTCAATAGGGCTCATGCCGTAGCTCCTGTTCTTTCTCTTTGCTTCCGCCAACCAATGGCTATTCCCCGGCCATGTCCTTGAACATCCCGTAAATCCCGCCGAAGGCGCCGTTGCTCATGACAAGCACCACGTCGCCCGGACGGGACTCCTTCCACACCTGTTCCGCCAGGGCGGGGACATCATCGGCCACGGCGGCGCGGACACCGTGCGCGGCCAGTTCCCGCGCCATTGCCGCGCGGTCCAGCCGCTCCGCCTCGGGAATGCGCTCCCCCCGGTGGATGGGGCCGAGCCAGAGCTGGTCCGCCCCCCGGAACGCCTCCGTAAGCTCCCCTTGGAAGGCGTTGGTGACGGTGGTGTTGGACCGAGGCTCGAAAAGAACCAGCAGGCGGGACTGCGGCCAGTGATCCCGCGCGGCGGCGATGGTCTCGCGGACCGCCGTGGGGTGGTGGGCGAAGTCGTCCACAAACTCCGCGCCATGGTGCCGGAGAAAGACTTCCATCCGGCGGCGCACGCCGGGAAAGGTGCGCAGCCCCTCCGCAATGGTTTCGGGATCCGCGCCCAGCGCCGCCGCCGCCGCAATGGCCGCCAGAGCGTTCTGCCAGTTGTGCCGCCCGGCCATGGCGGGGCGCACATCGAGAAAACGCTTTCCCCCGCGCCGCACCACCAGCCGCCGCTCGCCGTCCACCGTCTCCGCCGCGCCGCGCCAGTCGGCGTCTTCGTTGAAACCGTAGGTGGCCACGTTGCAGAAGGCGTGTTTTTTCAAATGGGCCGCGTGGTTGTCGGCGCAGCAGAAGAGCCAGCCCTCGCGGGGTATCTGGCGCAGCATCCGCTGGAAGGCTGTCTCGATCTCCCCCAAGTCGTGGTAGATGTCGCCGTGGTCGAACTCGACGGAGGTCACAATGGCGATTTCGGGCAGGTAGTGGAGGAACTTTGCCCGCTTGTCGAAAAAGGCCGTGTCGTACTCGTCGCCCTCGATGACAAAGGGCGCACCCGGCGCGCCCAGCCGCGCGGAGTGCTCGAAGCCCAGGGGCTGCCCGCCGATGAGCCAGCCCGGCGCGAGACCGCAGACCTCCAGCACGTGCGCCGTCATCGCCGTGGTGGTGGTTTTCCCGTGGGTGCCGCACACGGCCACGGGCCGGCGCGCGCGGAGCACATGCTCCTTGAGCCATTCGGGCAGGCTCATGAAATGCATCCTGCGGGACAGCGCCGCCTCCACCTCCGGATTGCCCCGGCTCAGGGCGTTGCCCACCAGCACCACGTCGGGGCCCCAGTCCAGGTTGGCGGCCTCATAACCGGTATAGACCGGCACGCCGAGCGCCGCCACCATGTCCGAGGTCGGCGGGTAGAGCGGGTTGTCGCTGCCGCGCAGCTCCCATCCCGCCTCGATGGCCAGGCGCGCCCCGGCCACCATCGCCGTGCCGCCAATGCCGCTGATGTGCATTTTTCCAGCAGGGTGCATGGGTTCAGTCCTTTGCCCCGTCACCGGCGGCGTGTTTCCGAAGCGCGTCCAGCGCGCGCTGGAAATCCGCCGGGGGCGGCGCGGTGAAGGTCATGCGTTCCCCCGTCGCGGGGTGGGTGACGCCCAGCCGCTCTGCGTGCAGCGCC is a window encoding:
- the mpl gene encoding UDP-N-acetylmuramate:L-alanyl-gamma-D-glutamyl-meso-diaminopimelate ligase — translated: MHPAGKMHISGIGGTAMVAGARLAIEAGWELRGSDNPLYPPTSDMVAALGVPVYTGYEAANLDWGPDVVLVGNALSRGNPEVEAALSRRMHFMSLPEWLKEHVLRARRPVAVCGTHGKTTTTAMTAHVLEVCGLAPGWLIGGQPLGFEHSARLGAPGAPFVIEGDEYDTAFFDKRAKFLHYLPEIAIVTSVEFDHGDIYHDLGEIETAFQRMLRQIPREGWLFCCADNHAAHLKKHAFCNVATYGFNEDADWRGAAETVDGERRLVVRRGGKRFLDVRPAMAGRHNWQNALAAIAAAAALGADPETIAEGLRTFPGVRRRMEVFLRHHGAEFVDDFAHHPTAVRETIAAARDHWPQSRLLVLFEPRSNTTVTNAFQGELTEAFRGADQLWLGPIHRGERIPEAERLDRAAMARELAAHGVRAAVADDVPALAEQVWKESRPGDVVLVMSNGAFGGIYGMFKDMAGE